In the genome of Desulfovibrionales bacterium, one region contains:
- a CDS encoding IMP cyclohydrolase — MEDLKKMYKTIMADRFPEAMTITFGDQKLIYRKRAWKIPDESGIFVEKGLRYGENPGQEAALYELVGGNLVCGECHYIEPGRGLVSAITEADMIQAGKHPGKTNLTDADNSLNILKFLTRKPAVVIVKHNNPCGVAYGNTLAEAYRRADRADRIAAFGGCAAFNRAMDRETAEEVSGHYLEVVAAPEYEEGAVDILKQRKNLRIIRISRMDRLEDYLTARFVDFKSLMDGGIIVQQSPVNAIRTRDDLKPAHTVYKGQEYRIKRLPTEREYEDILFGWSVEQGVTSNSVLYVKDGVTVGIGTGEQDRVGVAEIAVFKAYTKYADALCFDRYGIPYKTLEMEIAAGKRDQAVKEEIDRETRENHAGLKGATMVSDAFFPFRDGVDVGINEGVSSIVHPGGSDRDFESILACNEADPPVAMVYTGQRAFKH, encoded by the coding sequence ATGGAAGACTTAAAGAAGATGTACAAGACGATTATGGCCGACCGCTTTCCAGAGGCCATGACCATTACCTTTGGAGATCAGAAATTAATTTATCGGAAGAGGGCCTGGAAGATACCGGATGAATCGGGGATTTTTGTGGAAAAGGGGCTGCGCTATGGCGAAAATCCAGGCCAGGAGGCCGCCCTTTATGAGCTGGTAGGCGGAAATTTGGTTTGCGGGGAGTGTCATTACATTGAACCAGGACGAGGTCTGGTAAGCGCTATAACCGAGGCGGATATGATCCAGGCCGGTAAACACCCCGGCAAAACCAATCTCACTGATGCCGATAATTCATTGAATATTCTGAAATTTTTGACCCGAAAGCCGGCCGTGGTTATCGTAAAACACAATAATCCTTGTGGGGTGGCCTATGGCAATACCTTGGCTGAGGCCTACCGGCGGGCGGATCGTGCGGACCGCATAGCGGCCTTTGGCGGGTGCGCGGCTTTTAACCGGGCCATGGACAGGGAGACAGCGGAGGAGGTATCCGGGCATTACCTGGAGGTGGTGGCGGCTCCGGAGTATGAGGAGGGTGCTGTAGATATCCTGAAACAGCGTAAAAACCTGCGGATCATACGTATCAGCCGGATGGATCGCCTGGAGGATTATTTAACCGCCCGCTTCGTGGATTTTAAGAGCCTTATGGACGGGGGCATCATTGTCCAGCAGTCTCCGGTCAATGCCATCCGCACCAGGGACGATCTGAAACCGGCCCATACCGTGTATAAGGGGCAGGAATATCGGATTAAAAGGCTGCCTACGGAGAGGGAGTACGAAGACATTCTCTTTGGCTGGAGTGTCGAACAGGGGGTTACCTCGAACTCCGTTCTCTACGTCAAGGACGGCGTGACTGTGGGTATCGGTACCGGCGAGCAGGACCGGGTCGGCGTGGCTGAGATCGCCGTGTTTAAGGCATATACCAAGTATGCAGATGCGCTATGTTTCGACCGCTATGGGATTCCCTACAAAACACTGGAAATGGAGATAGCAGCCGGCAAGAGGGATCAGGCGGTCAAAGAGGAGATTGACCGGGAGACCAGGGAGAATCACGCGGGCTTGAAAGGTGCGACTATGGTCTCAGATGCCTTTTTCCCTTTCCGCGATGGGGTTGATGTAGGTATAAATGAAGGTGTCTCCTCCATTGTTCATCCGGGCGGATCAGACAGGGATTTTGAATCAATCTTGGCCTGTAATGAGGCCGATCCACCGGTGGCTATGGTCTATACCGGACAGCGGGCATTCAAGCATTAG
- a CDS encoding HDIG domain-containing protein: protein MDEYKVMDHVRQHCRKVAEVALFIADKLMSAGIKLNIPLIEAAALLHDITKIEALEQGENHAETGADLLEKLGFPTVAHIVKQHVHLSGPIIGTPINESEVVNYADKRVLHTTVVSLRDRFDYIREKYGHGDPARITRINRIEEETRELEKKLFAQLPIKPEEMPYF, encoded by the coding sequence ATGGACGAATATAAGGTAATGGATCATGTGCGGCAGCATTGCCGTAAGGTGGCAGAGGTTGCCCTTTTTATTGCCGATAAACTAATGTCGGCCGGCATCAAGTTAAACATTCCTTTGATAGAAGCCGCTGCCCTGCTCCATGACATCACGAAGATTGAGGCGCTGGAGCAGGGGGAAAATCATGCTGAGACCGGGGCAGACCTCCTTGAAAAACTGGGATTTCCGACCGTAGCTCACATAGTAAAACAACACGTACACTTATCAGGGCCGATTATTGGGACGCCGATTAATGAATCAGAAGTAGTCAACTATGCCGATAAGCGGGTTTTGCATACCACTGTGGTCAGTTTGAGGGATAGATTCGATTATATCCGGGAAAAGTATGGGCATGGCGACCCGGCCAGGATAACCAGAATAAACAGGATCGAGGAGGAGACCCGGGAGCTTGAGAAAAAACTTTTTGCCCAGTTGCCCATAAAACCAGAGGAGATGCCGTATTTCTGA
- a CDS encoding formate--tetrahydrofolate ligase: protein MALDPRKHKDWQIAEDAEKHMKDVYQLADELGLKKEELLPYGHYVAKIDFAKVTERLKKRPDAKYIDVTAITPTPLGEGKSTSAMGLVEGLGKRKKRVIGAIRQPSGGPTMNIKGSAAGGGLAQCIPLTPFSLGLTGDINAIMNAHNLAMVALTSRMQHEFNYSDDRLKKIGLKRLDIDPKNVAMGWIMDFCAQALRNIIIGIGGKMDGFQMQSKFAIAVSSEVMAILAVSTSLADMRERMGRIVVAYSRSGQPVTTKDLEVDGAMTAWMVEAMNPNLMQSLEGQPVLVHAGPFANIAIGQSSIVADRVGLKLADYHVTESGFGADIGFEKFWNLKCRFSGLKPHCAVVVATIRALKCHGGAPIPVPGRPMPAEYASENVGWVEKGTANLIHHIQTVKKAGINPVVCINAFHTDTKNEIAAVRRLAEAAGARVALSNHWLKGGEGALEFADAVIDACEEKTKFKFLYDLKTPLAKRVELIAREVYGADGVSFAPEAAAKLQAMEKDPEMAELGTCMVKTHLSLSHDPNIKGVPKSWTLPVRDILVYKGAGFVVPVAGAISLMPGTGSDPAYRRIDVDVKTGKVKGLF, encoded by the coding sequence ATGGCGCTTGACCCAAGAAAGCATAAGGATTGGCAGATTGCTGAAGATGCAGAGAAACACATGAAAGACGTCTATCAACTGGCTGATGAATTGGGCCTGAAAAAGGAAGAGCTGTTGCCATACGGGCATTATGTGGCCAAAATCGATTTTGCCAAGGTTACGGAACGGTTGAAGAAAAGGCCGGATGCAAAATATATCGATGTCACGGCTATCACGCCGACTCCGTTGGGCGAAGGCAAAAGCACGTCGGCTATGGGCCTGGTGGAGGGGCTGGGTAAGAGGAAAAAACGCGTAATCGGTGCGATCCGGCAGCCCTCCGGCGGGCCGACTATGAATATCAAGGGTAGCGCGGCGGGCGGAGGTCTGGCGCAGTGCATTCCGCTTACGCCGTTCTCACTGGGGCTGACCGGAGACATCAATGCCATCATGAATGCTCATAATCTGGCCATGGTAGCCCTTACCTCGCGCATGCAGCATGAATTCAACTATTCCGACGACCGTTTGAAGAAGATAGGTTTGAAAAGGCTCGATATCGATCCCAAGAATGTGGCCATGGGCTGGATTATGGACTTTTGCGCCCAGGCCCTGCGAAATATCATAATCGGAATCGGCGGGAAGATGGACGGGTTTCAGATGCAATCGAAGTTCGCTATTGCCGTAAGCTCCGAGGTCATGGCCATCTTGGCCGTATCCACAAGCCTGGCTGATATGCGCGAGCGCATGGGGCGGATTGTAGTGGCATACAGCCGGAGCGGGCAGCCGGTCACGACAAAAGATCTGGAAGTGGACGGGGCCATGACGGCGTGGATGGTTGAGGCCATGAATCCAAACCTGATGCAGAGCCTGGAAGGGCAGCCGGTTCTGGTTCATGCTGGTCCGTTTGCCAACATTGCTATCGGGCAATCTTCTATCGTGGCAGACCGGGTTGGGCTTAAACTGGCTGACTATCATGTTACCGAGAGCGGCTTTGGCGCCGACATAGGGTTCGAAAAATTCTGGAATCTGAAGTGCCGCTTTAGCGGCCTAAAGCCCCACTGCGCTGTGGTCGTGGCTACCATACGGGCTCTGAAGTGTCACGGCGGCGCTCCCATCCCGGTTCCGGGCCGCCCCATGCCTGCTGAGTACGCAAGCGAAAACGTGGGATGGGTGGAAAAAGGTACGGCAAATCTTATACACCACATCCAGACGGTAAAGAAGGCCGGGATTAATCCCGTGGTCTGTATCAATGCCTTCCATACAGATACCAAAAATGAAATCGCCGCGGTGCGCCGGCTGGCCGAGGCCGCCGGGGCTCGCGTAGCCCTGTCCAATCACTGGCTGAAAGGCGGTGAAGGAGCCCTTGAATTTGCCGATGCAGTAATCGATGCCTGTGAGGAAAAGACCAAATTCAAGTTTCTTTATGATCTAAAAACGCCGTTGGCCAAACGCGTAGAGCTTATTGCTAGGGAGGTCTATGGGGCCGATGGCGTCAGCTTTGCCCCGGAGGCGGCGGCCAAGCTCCAGGCCATGGAAAAGGATCCTGAGATGGCTGAGCTTGGGACGTGCATGGTCAAGACCCACTTGAGTCTGTCCCACGATCCGAATATAAAGGGTGTGCCTAAGAGTTGGACTTTGCCGGTTAGGGATATATTGGTTTATAAGGGCGCGGGGTTTGTCGTTCCGGTAGCCGGCGCTATAAGCCTCATGCCGGGGACAGGTTCGGATCCGGCCTATCGCCGTATAGATGTGGATGTCAAGACCGGTAAGGTTAAGGGACTATTTTAA
- a CDS encoding D-alanine--D-alanine ligase, whose translation MAKDKKIRLALISGGESSELEVSLKGGDQVESALDRDKYDIIRYDPAYDLEVLVKDAGRIDAAFVLLHGKYGEDGTIQGLLDLLHIPYQGSGVLGSALAMDKELSRTLYSQAGLNIPRGKVMRPGSYNAEAIAAELGLPVVIKPVDQGSSIGMSIPQTVEGVEKGLVEAFKYSPRVLVEEYIKGVEITGGVIGNDDLEALPIVEIIPGEGHVFFDYQAKYQAGATKEICPARISASLTKNARECAITAHRALRLRGYSRTDMIICDDRIYILETNTIPGMTRTSLLPLAAREAGMDFSALLDKLIMLALEAAGKAVR comes from the coding sequence ATGGCCAAAGATAAAAAGATAAGGTTAGCCCTGATTTCGGGGGGAGAGTCATCCGAACTAGAGGTTTCCCTTAAGGGGGGAGACCAGGTAGAAAGCGCACTGGATAGAGACAAGTATGATATTATACGCTATGATCCGGCTTATGACCTGGAGGTTCTGGTTAAGGATGCGGGCCGCATAGATGCGGCCTTTGTCCTTCTCCATGGTAAATATGGCGAGGATGGGACTATCCAGGGGCTTCTGGATCTCTTGCATATACCCTATCAGGGTTCAGGGGTCCTGGGCAGCGCTCTGGCCATGGACAAGGAGTTATCAAGGACTCTTTATTCTCAGGCCGGCCTGAATATCCCGCGTGGCAAGGTCATGCGGCCTGGTTCTTATAACGCTGAAGCTATAGCCGCGGAACTCGGACTTCCTGTCGTTATCAAACCTGTAGATCAAGGTTCCAGTATTGGTATGAGTATTCCGCAGACAGTGGAAGGGGTGGAAAAAGGCCTGGTCGAGGCATTTAAATACAGCCCGCGTGTGCTTGTGGAAGAATATATAAAAGGAGTTGAAATTACCGGCGGAGTTATAGGCAATGATGATCTGGAGGCATTGCCTATTGTAGAGATCATACCGGGCGAAGGTCACGTTTTCTTTGATTATCAGGCCAAATATCAGGCCGGCGCTACCAAAGAGATCTGTCCCGCCCGAATCAGCGCTTCATTGACCAAAAATGCCCGGGAATGTGCCATCACAGCCCATCGGGCCTTGCGATTGCGGGGTTATAGCCGCACGGATATGATTATCTGCGATGACCGGATTTATATCCTGGAGACAAACACCATCCCGGGCATGACCAGAACCAGCCTATTACCCTTGGCGGCCCGGGAGGCGGGGATGGATTTTTCTGCCTTGTTAGACAAGCTGATTATGTTAGCCCTGGAGGCCGCAGGGAAGGCTGTCCGCTGA
- a CDS encoding NADH-ubiquinone oxidoreductase-F iron-sulfur binding region domain-containing protein, translating into MPEPRYSYIALCSRDENCTNQVHEVTTAFQEKFKELGVKVSIRKIKTVCSGRCNKGVFVDIGGAVFYHMVRLDNVESVIRDTILEGDVLSAHYSIERSFVSDEKVIYDRPANVLIYTDSQFCLAEGLRGLLRKDGLSSCGKCVPCRLGVKKLDQILSALLDGKARVDDVDRLRELAVVMDASSRCALAGKFVAPLFVAMDNFGEELNFVCVLSEDASCVCELKDSGGRCLTGSA; encoded by the coding sequence GTGCCCGAGCCTAGATATAGCTATATCGCCCTTTGCTCCAGGGATGAAAATTGTACCAACCAGGTACATGAAGTTACAACTGCCTTCCAGGAGAAGTTCAAAGAGCTGGGTGTTAAGGTAAGCATCCGTAAGATCAAGACCGTATGCAGCGGTCGTTGTAATAAGGGTGTCTTTGTGGATATTGGCGGGGCTGTGTTTTACCACATGGTAAGACTTGATAATGTGGAATCCGTTATACGGGATACCATATTGGAAGGAGATGTGCTTTCAGCCCATTATTCGATTGAACGCTCGTTTGTAAGCGATGAAAAGGTTATATACGATAGGCCTGCCAATGTGCTGATTTATACAGATTCTCAATTTTGTTTGGCGGAAGGATTGCGGGGCTTGTTACGCAAGGATGGTCTTTCCTCTTGCGGTAAATGTGTCCCCTGTCGTCTGGGTGTCAAGAAATTAGACCAGATATTATCAGCTTTGCTGGACGGGAAGGCGCGAGTGGATGATGTGGATAGATTGCGGGAATTAGCGGTGGTTATGGATGCCAGTTCCCGATGCGCCTTGGCGGGTAAGTTCGTGGCGCCTCTCTTTGTGGCCATGGACAATTTCGGTGAGGAGCTGAATTTTGTCTGCGTCTTGAGCGAAGATGCAAGTTGTGTCTGTGAGTTGAAAGATTCCGGCGGGCGGTGTTTGACCGGGAGTGCTTGA
- the cobB gene encoding hydrogenobyrinic acid a,c-diamide synthase (glutamine-hydrolyzing) has translation MIQRYYPRVAIAALRGGSGKTILSLGIIVALRNKGFKIVPFKKGPDYIDAGWLTLAAEHPCYNLDPFLMGKEQVMSSFQLRVDEGECAIIEGNRGLYDGTDEAGTYSTAELAKMLQTPVILVVDCSKVTRTVAAMILGCQKFDPAVDIRGIILNQIARSRHEVMVRSTVEHYCGLPVIGALPRLKEGRLPERHMGLTPHFEHQSSMDAAMAIGSMVEKYVDLDKLWDIAVQSPPLLVDEPVKERLSVKSYKQPCIGVIRDSAFQFYYPENLQELVKYGARLIDVSPLRDTQLPELDALYIGGGFPETHAELLAANKNFAGSLRARVEEGLPVYAECGGLIYLGRSISIDNTVYPMAGVLPVDFCLGKRPQGHGYTEMLVDKPNPYFACGSVLRGHEFHYSRVVAWEKNTGVYMAFSVNRGYGVDGERDGFCYKNVLATYTHLHALGIREWAGALVRRALDYKRILNQSPLKLLASAVKV, from the coding sequence ATGATCCAACGTTATTATCCCAGAGTGGCGATAGCAGCCCTTAGAGGAGGATCCGGGAAGACGATCCTTTCTCTGGGGATTATTGTGGCCCTGCGCAATAAAGGTTTTAAAATAGTTCCCTTCAAAAAAGGTCCGGATTATATCGATGCGGGTTGGCTGACCTTAGCTGCTGAACACCCTTGCTATAATCTTGACCCATTTCTCATGGGTAAAGAGCAGGTTATGTCTTCCTTCCAGTTACGGGTAGATGAAGGTGAATGTGCAATTATAGAGGGGAACCGGGGGCTATACGACGGGACAGATGAAGCTGGAACTTATAGTACGGCTGAACTGGCCAAGATGCTCCAAACCCCGGTTATATTAGTGGTTGATTGCAGTAAGGTCACGCGTACGGTGGCAGCCATGATCCTGGGCTGCCAGAAGTTTGATCCGGCGGTGGATATCAGGGGCATTATACTCAATCAGATAGCCAGAAGCCGCCATGAGGTTATGGTGCGCAGCACTGTAGAGCATTATTGCGGGCTGCCGGTCATTGGCGCGCTGCCCCGGTTGAAGGAGGGCCGGCTTCCAGAACGGCACATGGGGCTAACGCCCCATTTTGAACACCAGAGTTCTATGGATGCCGCTATGGCCATAGGCAGTATGGTAGAAAAGTATGTGGACCTGGATAAGCTGTGGGATATAGCTGTACAGTCCCCGCCATTGCTGGTTGATGAGCCTGTTAAGGAGAGATTATCTGTAAAGTCATATAAGCAGCCGTGTATAGGGGTTATTAGAGACTCTGCCTTCCAGTTTTATTATCCTGAGAACCTCCAGGAATTGGTGAAGTATGGGGCTAGATTAATAGATGTCAGTCCCTTGCGGGATACCCAGCTTCCGGAGTTAGACGCTCTCTATATAGGCGGGGGATTTCCGGAAACTCATGCCGAGCTTCTGGCAGCAAACAAGAATTTTGCCGGTTCTTTACGGGCGAGGGTAGAAGAAGGCCTTCCGGTTTACGCAGAGTGCGGCGGGTTGATATATTTAGGAAGAAGTATAAGTATAGACAACACAGTATATCCGATGGCGGGTGTACTTCCGGTGGATTTTTGCCTTGGGAAGAGGCCGCAGGGGCATGGATATACGGAGATGCTGGTGGACAAGCCCAATCCTTATTTTGCCTGTGGTTCTGTCCTGCGGGGGCATGAATTTCATTATTCGCGTGTCGTGGCCTGGGAAAAGAATACCGGTGTGTATATGGCCTTTTCTGTTAACCGCGGATATGGTGTTGATGGGGAACGGGACGGATTTTGCTACAAAAATGTCCTGGCCACATATACACACCTCCACGCCTTGGGCATACGGGAATGGGCCGGCGCACTGGTAAGGAGGGCCTTGGATTACAAACGGATCCTAAACCAGTCGCCTTTAAAACTGCTTGCTTCGGCTGTGAAAGTGTGA
- a CDS encoding 4Fe-4S binding protein has product MAYTVTVDKDKCSGDSLCVDNCPGQVLELVDGKAEPVNMDDCLGCQSCMEVCTTGAITVTED; this is encoded by the coding sequence ATGGCTTATACGGTAACTGTGGACAAGGACAAATGTAGCGGAGATAGCCTTTGTGTGGACAACTGCCCGGGTCAGGTGCTGGAGCTGGTAGATGGAAAGGCAGAGCCTGTCAACATGGATGACTGCCTGGGTTGTCAGTCTTGTATGGAAGTCTGCACGACCGGTGCGATCACAGTAACAGAAGATTAA
- a CDS encoding lysophospholipid acyltransferase family protein: MRKILNGIRSVFLFIWLPVITPIFSIITIISSVFDKRGNAPHRVARLWARIVLRGCGVKVTIEGLENIRRGQPYIYAANHQSQFDIPAVLGYLPAQFRWLAKKELFQIPLFGLAMRRVGYIPIDRSHPKEAIKSLEEASRKIRGGTSVLIFPEGTRSVDGRLLPFKMGGIVLALKSGCPVVPLAIHGSKDVLPRGSLWVRPGHINILIGQAMETADYKPGQKGALAARLRETLESLMTRAGKM; encoded by the coding sequence ATGAGAAAGATACTCAACGGCATACGCAGCGTTTTTCTTTTTATATGGCTGCCGGTAATCACCCCGATCTTCAGTATCATAACCATCATAAGTTCTGTCTTTGACAAGAGGGGTAATGCCCCGCATCGCGTAGCCCGGCTCTGGGCGAGGATCGTCCTCCGGGGATGCGGAGTAAAGGTCACCATAGAGGGATTGGAGAACATACGCCGGGGGCAGCCATACATTTATGCCGCCAATCACCAGAGTCAGTTTGATATACCGGCTGTTCTGGGTTATTTGCCTGCGCAATTTCGCTGGCTGGCCAAGAAGGAACTCTTCCAGATACCCCTATTCGGTTTGGCTATGCGTCGTGTCGGGTACATACCTATCGACCGCTCTCACCCCAAAGAGGCCATAAAAAGCCTGGAAGAAGCCTCCCGAAAAATACGGGGCGGGACATCTGTTCTTATATTTCCCGAAGGGACACGGAGTGTCGATGGCCGGCTGTTGCCTTTTAAAATGGGCGGTATTGTCCTGGCCTTAAAATCCGGCTGCCCGGTTGTCCCTCTGGCTATCCATGGTTCTAAGGATGTTCTCCCGCGTGGCAGCCTGTGGGTGCGGCCCGGACATATCAATATCCTGATTGGTCAGGCCATGGAGACCGCTGATTACAAGCCCGGCCAGAAAGGCGCGCTGGCCGCGCGCCTTCGCGAAACCCTGGAATCCTTAATGACCAGGGCCGGGAAGATGTAA
- the dnaA gene encoding chromosomal replication initiator protein DnaA, which produces MQEIWQELKNSLKNKIPDSSFHIWIDPISCSSQDENTFVLTCPNRFSLSWVRDNYLPLIRDELGTLCSKKLNVQLIAASAGSNENNSNNKPKADEQLLLPGLQTEVPYCRRLCPRFTFDQFVTGNSNSFAFTIAQAIAQGTSTYNNFLYLLSNTGLGKSHLAQAIAHYMLGQDEAKKLIYVTAEEFTNDMVRALKTNTIEQFKEKYRTNCHVLLLEEVHFFEGKQRTQAELGPVLDRLAESGRTIIMTSSQSPKDIPRLNNALRSRLNSGLIASILPPDYNTRINILQKKAQNQGISLPDEVINYLADTITDDIRQLESSVISLAAQSSLLCQPITLDMAREATKYLIKKREEVSLDLIQKIICQYYKVTLDVLKSKSRKQAISHPRHIAVYLSRVLTKHSLEAIGKEFNRNHATILHAVNFVQREMEKKSPLGYQVEYLTEQIKTGTHQA; this is translated from the coding sequence ATGCAAGAAATCTGGCAAGAATTAAAAAATTCTCTTAAAAATAAGATTCCAGACAGCAGTTTTCATATCTGGATCGATCCGATAAGCTGCAGCAGCCAGGATGAAAATACCTTTGTCCTGACCTGCCCCAACCGATTCTCTCTAAGCTGGGTGCGGGATAATTATCTGCCATTAATCAGGGACGAACTGGGAACCCTTTGTAGTAAAAAATTAAATGTCCAATTGATAGCAGCATCGGCAGGATCTAATGAAAACAATAGCAACAACAAACCTAAGGCCGATGAACAATTGCTTTTGCCCGGCCTGCAAACTGAAGTGCCTTACTGCAGGCGATTATGTCCCCGTTTTACTTTCGATCAATTTGTGACCGGCAACTCAAACAGCTTTGCCTTCACCATAGCCCAGGCCATAGCGCAAGGGACCAGCACCTATAACAACTTTCTATACCTGCTCTCAAATACAGGACTGGGGAAAAGTCATCTGGCACAGGCCATAGCCCATTACATGCTTGGTCAGGACGAGGCAAAAAAACTAATTTATGTAACTGCTGAAGAATTTACCAACGACATGGTCCGGGCCCTTAAAACAAATACCATCGAACAATTCAAAGAAAAATACCGCACAAATTGTCATGTCCTCCTGCTTGAGGAAGTACACTTCTTTGAGGGTAAACAACGTACCCAGGCAGAACTTGGCCCTGTCCTGGACAGGCTCGCTGAATCCGGCAGGACTATTATCATGACGAGTTCCCAATCTCCGAAAGATATCCCGCGGCTGAACAACGCCCTCCGGTCCAGGCTTAATAGCGGGTTGATTGCCAGCATCCTTCCGCCCGACTATAATACCCGGATAAACATCCTTCAGAAGAAGGCCCAGAACCAGGGGATATCTCTGCCGGATGAGGTTATAAATTACCTGGCCGATACCATCACCGATGACATCCGGCAATTGGAAAGCAGTGTAATCAGCCTGGCCGCGCAGTCCTCTCTCCTCTGTCAACCGATCACCTTGGATATGGCCAGAGAAGCGACCAAATACCTGATAAAGAAAAGGGAGGAAGTCTCTCTGGATCTGATCCAAAAGATCATTTGTCAGTACTATAAGGTTACCCTGGACGTGTTAAAGTCCAAGAGTCGCAAACAGGCTATTTCCCATCCGCGGCATATAGCCGTCTACTTGTCCCGCGTTCTTACCAAGCACTCCCTGGAGGCCATAGGGAAGGAATTTAACAGAAACCACGCCACTATCCTGCACGCAGTTAATTTCGTCCAGCGCGAAATGGAGAAAAAATCACCTCTAGGCTACCAGGTTGAATATCTGACCGAGCAGATCAAAACCGGCACCCATCAGGCCTGA
- the folD gene encoding bifunctional methylenetetrahydrofolate dehydrogenase/methenyltetrahydrofolate cyclohydrolase FolD, with product MAAKIISGTEIAKQIRAELKEEVANLRAKHDIIPGLATVLVGDNPASKVYVGQKEKACAELGIYSERIDLPGDTSETDLLTLIDKLNHDPKINGILVQLPLPKHINETKVLYAIDPAKDVDGFHPVNVGKLMIGTKCFLPCTPHGIQELLIRSGVETAGAEVVVVGRSNIVGKPIANMLIQKGKGADATVTVCHTRTKDMAFHTRRADILIVAAGRPKTVTADMVKEGVVVIDVGVNRIGQTAEGKAILAGDVDFDGVKEKASAITPVPGGVGPMTITMLMQNTVEAAKEQGRVA from the coding sequence ATGGCAGCGAAGATTATTAGCGGAACAGAGATTGCCAAGCAGATCCGGGCGGAGTTAAAGGAGGAAGTGGCCAATCTCAGGGCAAAACATGATATCATACCCGGCCTGGCCACCGTTCTGGTCGGGGATAATCCGGCCTCAAAGGTCTATGTGGGTCAGAAGGAGAAGGCATGTGCGGAGCTGGGCATCTATTCAGAGAGGATTGATCTGCCGGGGGATACATCCGAGACCGATCTCCTGACCTTGATTGACAAGTTGAACCATGACCCAAAGATTAACGGAATACTGGTACAATTGCCACTGCCTAAGCATATTAATGAAACTAAGGTCCTTTATGCCATTGACCCGGCTAAGGATGTCGATGGTTTCCACCCGGTAAATGTCGGCAAACTTATGATCGGAACCAAATGTTTTCTGCCCTGCACGCCCCATGGTATCCAGGAACTGCTCATCCGTTCCGGCGTAGAGACAGCCGGGGCCGAAGTAGTGGTTGTGGGGCGAAGCAATATCGTCGGCAAGCCGATTGCCAACATGCTCATTCAGAAAGGGAAAGGCGCAGATGCCACGGTTACGGTCTGTCATACCCGTACCAAAGATATGGCCTTTCATACCCGGAGGGCGGATATCCTCATCGTGGCCGCCGGCCGTCCTAAGACCGTAACGGCGGACATGGTCAAAGAAGGTGTGGTGGTGATAGATGTCGGCGTGAATCGTATAGGGCAGACAGCGGAGGGTAAGGCCATCCTGGCGGGTGATGTTGATTTTGACGGCGTAAAAGAAAAGGCTTCAGCGATTACGCCCGTGCCGGGCGGTGTGGGTCCGATGACTATTACCATGCTTATGCAGAATACAGTCGAGGCCGCCAAAGAACAGGGCCGCGTAGCGTAG